The Actinopolyspora erythraea genome has a segment encoding these proteins:
- a CDS encoding ATP-grasp domain-containing protein has protein sequence MPDSHDDEHSLPAALDQLGIDASWAVWDAGGRAFDTADLVVLRSTWDYTARLKEFLRWCGSVPALANPAPVVRWNTDKRYLAELADVGLPVIPTQVVDPERFEAGPDGWESRNFRLPDREFVVKPAVGAGSRGAARFLPNQRERALEQVHALHAEGLAALVQPYQAAVDREGETALVFLGGVYSHGFVKGPLLDPARQAESTAPNGHEVGKGPFATDPAPDLRRVAEDVLDATGDLLGVARHELLYARVDLVRGEDGDPMLLELELIEPRLNFRLADPGVPLRFASAVRAELTRRAA, from the coding sequence ATGCCAGACTCCCACGACGACGAGCACTCGTTGCCCGCCGCGCTCGACCAGCTGGGGATCGACGCCTCCTGGGCGGTATGGGACGCGGGGGGACGAGCCTTCGACACCGCCGACCTGGTGGTGCTGCGCAGCACCTGGGACTATACCGCGCGGTTGAAGGAATTCCTGCGCTGGTGCGGTTCGGTTCCCGCGCTGGCCAACCCGGCCCCGGTGGTGCGCTGGAACACCGACAAGCGGTACCTGGCCGAACTCGCCGACGTCGGACTGCCGGTGATCCCGACGCAGGTAGTCGATCCGGAGCGCTTCGAGGCGGGACCGGACGGATGGGAATCCCGGAACTTCCGGCTGCCCGATCGGGAGTTCGTCGTCAAACCCGCTGTGGGCGCCGGGTCCCGGGGAGCCGCGCGTTTCCTGCCGAACCAGCGGGAGCGCGCCCTCGAACAGGTGCACGCGCTGCACGCCGAGGGCTTGGCGGCACTGGTCCAGCCCTACCAGGCGGCCGTGGACCGGGAGGGGGAGACGGCGCTGGTGTTCCTCGGCGGGGTGTACTCGCACGGCTTCGTCAAGGGACCGCTGCTCGACCCGGCGCGCCAGGCGGAGAGCACCGCACCGAACGGGCACGAAGTGGGCAAGGGGCCGTTTGCCACCGATCCCGCTCCCGACCTGCGGCGGGTCGCCGAGGACGTGCTCGACGCCACCGGAGACCTGTTGGGGGTGGCGCGGCACGAGCTCCTCTACGCGCGCGTGGACCTGGTGCGCGGCGAGGACGGCGACCCCATGCTGCTGGAGCTGGAGCTGATCGAACCGCGGCTCAACTTCCGGCTCGCCGACCCGGGAGTGCCGCTGCGCTTCGCCTCGGCCGTGCGCGCCGAGCTCACGCGGCGCGCCGCGTGA